Genomic segment of Arachis hypogaea cultivar Tifrunner chromosome 16, arahy.Tifrunner.gnm2.J5K5, whole genome shotgun sequence:
CAAAACTAACTAGGAAAAGTAGGAAGCAGGGTAAAAGTAAGAGAAGAGAAGGGTGGAGGGGGTGGAAGTGCGTTAGGGCTGAGGGAAAAGTGCAAAAGAAATTTGCTCAAAacagcacttgtgcgtacgcacacgtatgTATGTGCACACACACAAGGTGGAACAGGGGATACATGCGCTTGCACAAGTCGTGCGAACGCTCTGAATAGAGAGGGGAGtaagacgtgtgcgtccgcacaatggtgtgcgcacgcacaaaggattttttttttaaggaaggatcatgtgtgcgcgcgcacacaggtccgtgcgcacgcacaagaacAAAATTGGACAAGAGTTCAGACGCACAGAGCATGCCAGCGCTCCCAACAGAATGGGTGTAAGGAAGTGTGCGTACCCATAAAGTGCGCAAAAAGAAgggtgcgtgcgtacgcacacatgcccGTGCATACGCGCAAAGCACAAAACACAGGGGAATGCATACGCACAACGCGTGCGAGTGCTCCCAGCAGAGGGCATACAGGCTGGTGTGCGTACGTACAGGATGCAAAATTTTTAtgttgtgtgcgtgcgcacaagggtgtgcgcacgcacatgccctgtttttcccaaaaaattttcttcaaaatcTAAGGCCTTAAGTCTTAACTCAACAAAAGATCAACCCCAAAAtattcaaaaacccataaattcatgatccataCAGAAATTAACCTAACaaatctcaaaattaaactaattcttaGCTAACTAAAACAATCAAAATGCAATAAAGTCAAAATTATAAACAAGGAAAGGGtaagaacaatgttaccatggtggggtgtctcccacctagcacttctatttagagtccttaagttagactttATTGGAAAGCTCTCATCAAGGAGGCTTGTGTTTCCAACCTTTTTGAAATCCCACCCAAGCTTGTATTCTCCAAGGCTTTTGAGATTCTAAAGCTTGTGCACCCAATTCTTGTTGTGAATTCCTTTCATTCCATCAAGGTAACAAGCATTTGAAATTCCCAATTCCTATAACACAATAGCAACAAAACTCATAATGCAATGGGTGAGAAttcaaagaataaaaagaaaataaaaattaaaggtaACAAGAACAAATAAAATGAACTCCTAGAACTAGCAAAAACAAGCAATCAATCAAAAAtaaactattcacatattcacatattaacatattcacaatagccaaaaataagcaagcaacatatgcacaatcaaccaaaaataagctatttacaatattcaaaatatgcacaatagccaacaatataacaccattgcaactccatggcaacggcgccaaaaatttgataaaagAGAATTTGtgttggtctagaatttcttAATAGAATtccttcgttgcaagtataatcCAAACCAACAActaattctcaaatcaaattttaaattcaaagaaTGTCACAATCAATACAAATATAAAACGAGAGTCTTtagactcccgggtcgtcttccctaggagttgtaaTTAAATGCTCAATCATTGGCTTTGGGggattttggggtttttgattataagaggcaagaaattaaaatgagaattaattaaatgaaagcaattaaagcaataaaaacggAATTAAAGTGAcaaaaaggactcttggcaatAATTGGGGAATTaaagattcctatcctagttatagaCCACAAACATTGTAATTATatggaattaatcccaattagtcaatcctaacattgagaattagtcaaaagggcataattgatctcaatccataagtcctagccaactttATTAATGGAAGGCTTAGAGTTAGTAGAAATCTaatcaattaacaatcctcacataatgtggaatggacatccaccattCAAGTTCACCTAATCATCCAAAttcccaaccaagagtgtgaaaaactaggcaaaaatacaaccaagtattttatcaaacacttggaaggcataaaaagaaaacatgataaaataacaagaaataataaattctacaactaccaagcaagaaaagtaagaatAATAACATAATTAagcaataaaggaacataaaacataaattgcattaaatggaaatcaaaataacaagaatgctcataaacataaaaagtaaccaaaatgagaaattaacaataaaaactaaggaaattaagataacagaacaaagaaaggtagaagaaactagatgaaaacaagaattaaaaagagaaattacaaagaaattaaactaagaaaccctaattctagagagaatgtggagcttctctctctaaaaaatgaCCTACATGttgctaaactaaccctaatttctcccccctTTCACATGGAATGATGGCCCTTTGATAGagcactcaatcagcttcagaaagtcctAAAATCGGGCTCTAaaggcccaaaaattgcccccaacaattgcattaagtgagtcacgtaCTGGGACTTGTGCAGACGCACAAGGttatgtgcgtatgcacacatgctgattttcttctcgtgcgtacacacaggttgctgtgcgtgcacacacatgCTGTTGtgcttcttgtgcgtacgcacagtaggTTATAtgcacgcacactccaatgtgtgcttctcctttgttttcttcatgttttttccgtcttgcatgctcttcttccatctttaccaagccattcctaccttctACATCTGAGATCACTCACAAACAATATCAAGGTATCAAATGCAATGTAAATAGAATAagattgactaaattaagcacaaaagagcatgttttcataattaggcgcaatttagggagagaacacaaaagtatgatatttggatgaataaatgttggtttatatgatgaaatacactaaaataaaaccaaaatatatcatccAATATGGATTCATTAACTCCCATGATCAAAGTTTAAATAAAGGTTGTCACTTATGTTAAACCAATATTAAAAATCGAAAGTACTAAacatcgggtcgttctccctaggaattacaattaaGTGCTCAATTATTAGCTATGAGGGAATGGGGGTTGTGATAGaaattgacaagaaaattaaaagtcaagaaattaaataagcatgcaagggAAGTAAAACTCAAagcaagtaaataaaaaaaatggaattcAAGTGGCAAAAAGGAACTCTCAGTAAGGGTTgggaattaaggattcctatcataATCATAGACCACAAATATGgtaattgcaaagaattaatccCAACTAGTCAATCcaaacatcgaggataagtcaaaagggcataattgatctcaatcgaCAAATCCtaaccaactcactaattaacttagcgAAAGTCTAGCGTCAgtggaaaccaaaccaactaacaatCTTAACACAATATCGGATGGACAtctatgactcaaggtcacctaattatccaattccaagccaagagtgtgaaaaaaacTATACAAAAACTCGAAGAGACATTTTATCAATCATCGAGCATGCATAAAAGGAAAATCATGATAAATTGCAATAGAAAAAAAATCTACACTACCAATTGCATGAGAATAATGATAAAAACTCAACAAGCATCCAAAAATCATAAACTATCAAAATTACATTAATGGAATCAAAATTGACAAAAGCATATATAACTAAGAGTagcaaaattgagaaaataacaaaagaaactaagaggatcaaggaaagagaacatgaaaatataaatgaaactaTATTAAAACAAGAATCAAAGACTAAAATTGAAGAAAAACTAAgctaaaaatcctaaattctagcgAGAAGAAAGAGCctgtctgataaaccactattttatgacaTATTTTGGACAgaattgagtgggttttgtcaactattctaacacttattcatgtaaatcgcatgtttttaagtttctttcccaattttgtgctatgattgaaaacatgtttcctaagccttaaaattgttaatttttaattctcctttattaccatttaatgacgtgatgtgtttgttaagtgtttttaggtttACAGGGCATagatggcttaaaggatgaagatgaagcatgttaaagtggaaggagcacaagaaattgaACATTTGAGAagcgaggatcgacgcgcacACATCGCCGACGCGTGTGCGTGACCAGGAGCGTcattcagcgacgcgtacgcgtgactgacgtgtatgCGTGGACAGGTGCAAGGTTTGGCGACGCATActcgtgacagagcgtcacgtgctgcacttaacagaactcactgggggcgatttctaggatGATTTGGACCTAGATCCAAGCTcgaaaacacagactagaggcagGGATGGAGCTGAGACTGAGAGACTTCACTTTTTCactttagtttttattagtttttaattgtagagagagaaacactacttctcccaGTGTTTATTGTAAGAACTGTGACTAATTAACTGCCTAATTAGATAATTAATTGCCCCAAAATAGAATCCGAAAAGTTAGAACACGGATcagaggatttaaatatgatttttggactcagtggctttttctgagtcagaaaatgtattttctgcgaaaaatcgAGAAAAATCGCGAATCGGcagtcgaaccggttgaaccggtttatGTCTGCTCGGTACTgcatgagaaaaagtgaaaacagtcaaaatccttagaaaaatattagaagtcgaaaaccgggcgttaattttaaaggtttggcctgaAGTTGCGCCAAACGGGCTAAACGCTAACGGATTGGATCGGGCCCAAGTGCAACATATAAAAGGTTCGTTAATGAACCAATTTCAGCAACAACACACATAAAGACAACACCACCAGCTGAGAAAGGAAGGAGAAGAAACCCTCTATTAACACTATTCATCTCCATCTtcacaagctcatatcttgagctatagatctccgatcgccgcaccgtttgcggccacgcgtttcttgcaaagagctctacaaaacccacctaATAAAATGGTAAGAAAAGCTCAAATTCCTCTCAGTTCTTCTCTTCAATATTTTGAGTTTTAGCGCTTTTGATTAagtgaggttttgtgatttttgggtaTTTAGGTACACTCTAACCTTTGGTTAGCATTGGATTTGACATCCAAAACTATTGGGTAAGGTAAGATCTCTTGAAACCCTTGTGTGATTATGATCAAATTGAGCCCTAGGTTAATTAGTCATGATTTATGTGTattatagcttgattattgtgagtttgggagcttttggagcttgttggtgcttgttggagtggaattagaggtttgcttgtgGTTGAAAGTATAGACTGGGctcaattttgaatttttgcataTTGGAAATCGGTCAAAGTATGGTTTCGGTTTGCTCtgtgtagtatataatattcatggacacttaggctagtgacccataggataggtttggatttaTGTGATTGTTGATGATGGTTGGTTGATGATGGATGATGAATTGACATGGTTAATGTTGATAAATAAAGATGTTGAGGTATGATGTTTGATAAACTTGAATGAATGTAAATTGTTGTCTATTGATATAAAGCATGAATGAggttgatgatgagaattgatagTGATAAAATGATGATTGATGAATGTGTTGGTAAAGGATTGATTTTAGTGTCATGTAATTGATGTTTGATGGTTGAGAATGGTGAATTGTGACCCAATAAGGTAGATTGTGCTATAAATGGGGGTTTGGTATTGttttggttggatgtggtttgagAATTTGAAAAAATTGAGTAATTGTTGCTTTTGGTAAAAAGGgtattttggtgaactttgtctgatcataactcatgcctcagttttcaaaatttattgaaatttgtttagaattaaagtcCATTGAGAACTTTTCATATTGatttaaagtttgtaaaatttgaattttggtaaaggaagttatgatcattcaaagtttgatgttgaaaatctgaaattctgcaaagttgcaaaattttgtgatttctggtatgtacgcacgcacagccttgtgtgcacgcacacccctgCAAAATTttaaacctgtgcgcacgcagagacctgtgcgtacacacacgcaGGGGAAGGCTTCCTATTTAGAGCATTCGCACAGCTTGTGCACGCACATAACCAATAAGGATTTACAactcgtgcgcacgcacaaccctgtgcgcacgcacaagttggAAAGGGCAGTCTGTTGagggcgctagcacagcttgtacGAGTGAATAGACTTCTGAGTTTTTGTACCTGTCCGTATGCACAcctctatgcatacgcacacttttTAAAACTTCTCCTAGGGATGCGCgtgcacacccttgtgcgtacgcacacgccctgtttctcaaatttaaactttctttttaactatttcaccttcccaacaagcttgtaagcttctgtgacaccattttaagaaTTTTGGGCTTAATTTTGGATATTAAAACATGGAAAAGAACCGAAGGGATTTAGTTGatattattttgaaaagttagaaAATAGAGGCCTAGGTTTATGGTGCACTGAGGATGGTTTGACGGCGTGTGAAGGTAGACTGGTACGTGAAATGAGAACTGATGAACTGTTGAGTTTGGAACTGAAATGTGAATTGACAGTAGTTGAGATGAGTTGAGGGCTctgaatgagatgatggatccatgttttactgaaaatgttttttgaaaaccactgaagTACTGATTTATACTGAGATTATGAGACACTATGCGCCTGGCAGGAACgttggttaatcccgcctgtcgaggttgCAGCGGCGGCATAagaacggtggttaatcccgcttacgttgagatgtgaggtctatggcaagagtatcccgcttgcATCCCAAATGATGATTCCAAAGCGCGACATCTCTGTGGAGGTGTGTCGGGTTGAAagttgaactgacaatgtgatatcacagccagtaggacaggcattcatcatatgcattttctatctgtttgtatgctttaactacttgtaatggtttgcctatttgtataacatgcctaattgcttacttgaattacttgtcttacatgcttctacttgtgttttacttgcattgaaaTTATTTGTGTTtcctactgggattgaggaggttcagaaggcggtggcaatgggatcgcatggaggataggttggtgatgGCTGTGGGACAGCAGAAATTGTTAGACCAGAGAATCCTTTAAGTTAGATTTCCTATTTTATATTGCTAAGGCTTTAAGTTGTATTGAGGTTTAAATTATGCTTTATTGTTCAGTATGCTTTAAGataaatcttgtgatggatatgaatctaggattgcctctgccgtcccggggtcttatatcctacatcactgggcactgttaccatactcacaacctccggttctcataccatctttttgttgtgtttttcatatgcaggtcgcaacacacctcggtgagttgctggGATGGTGACAGAAGAGGAGGATCCTATTACTCTTGGAgtctttttgatttattttgcttATATagctctcacttttgtatttttctttgcctagaggcttgtatttgagagaaaaaATTTTGTATAAGCTAATTTTACTATCTGGTTCCGTATGTCTGTATATAGCTAGCCAGCACGAATTCCGCGGActatggctagattcttatgatattatactattatcttttgTTACATTATATCTGTTTCTTGAGCCTTATGTTAgaagcttcgttagtacgttttgcgcttttcaaatcctgtttttgagctatatccttcatcgagcttctagaatatattaattcttcctatatattatatgtatgagcttagaactatcgtaacctttgattaacccttGCTTTACGAtgagaggtaaggcttaggctaattagggtattTCATTTATGATGTTCTTAGTTTTACTTTGTATTGGATCTTGAGAGAGCTGCTACTACCTTCAATTGGAGTCATTGTTCTTATAGTTTTCTTCTCTATTACTTCTattacttttgtttttccatttaatTGCTCGAATTCATATTTGGatcttgttattttttaattttattaatgcattgaattatttttatgtttaattttagtAAGTGTTTGATTATGCTTAATTATTAATAGtgcaaattttgatttaattaatttctcataattAATATGCCTTTTTTTACTCcaattatatatttatgaaaatggcattcatgttaatggagtagaccTTCCAAATTTTCTTAGGGGTTGATTAATTGGGGTCCCTTGAGTTGTGATACTCAAGTATTATCTGTAATTGGGAATTGCTGGCTACCTCAACTCACACCAACTCTAGTCCTTCCCCATGAAGTGACTAGGACTCGTGGGCTAGAGTTAGTGATAACCACTTGACTTTGCTTTAATtgctagaggataactaagtggaagcaatgaACATTTACTATTCTACTTGGGCaagacaacaaggatagaaacccCAATTCTCTCTCCTGACTAAGGTCTTTTATTTTAAATGCATAACACCTCTTATTAGTATTCATTGTTTTAATTCCTagccatttatttttctattctcaatttcaaaaatatttaggaAAATCCTGACCAATAATTTACATCCTGTGTCAACTCTTAGGGAAACGACCCGagattctactcccggttatttattcttaattgtgacATATTCTAAATTGATAGTGAAATTTTCGTCAATTAaggctgtacttgcaacgctattttTATCAAAAATTCTTAACTGGCATCTTTCCACCCATCAATTttcggcgccgttgccggggagttgcatatGTGTGCTAAATtcttggttggtgtaaatatatttatatttacataattgcattttttcttttatttgtgtgtttttcgTTTAGaagtaatatttattatttatttttcttaataagtttcttttattgaatgacACGTTCATTACCAGATCCGAGCCTAGTAGCATTTGATCTTGAAATTGAAAAAACCATTTCACATACTAGGGGAGCTCAGTGTCAGTTAGCCTCCGAGGGTGGTGAAGGGATTTCGCCCAATTCACCAACCTTACCCGAGGTTGAGTCTGaagcgtcatttgaggaagaatcTAACTCTTCTCCTACTCAGTCCATTGACACCTCTTCTATTGATTTAGGTGCAGATACTATGGCAGTTCCTAGAAGGATTACTCTCAAAGAAGCGGGAGCTCCGGATTTCACTCTTCAACCATATCAAGTGCGTCATCCGAATCTAACTGCTGGATTTGAACTGAAGACCGCATTGATTAATCTACTACCTAAATTCCATGGTTTACCCGCTCAAGAGCccatcaagcaccttagagactTTCAAACAGCTTGTTCAACTACTAGGTGACATGGGGCGGATGAGACTGTTGTTTGGTtatatgccttcccattttctctagagggaaaggcaaagaagtggttctacactcaacctgaagctaTTGTTACTAATTGGGATTTGCTTAGAAGGGAATTCTTGGACAAGTTCTTTCCACCAGAGGTCacagatagattgaggaaggaaATTTCCTGCAtcattcaaggtgaatcagagactctctatgagtattGGAAACACTTTAGGAATCTTCTGGACTCCttcccccatcacatgattgaccatTTGGTGTTAATTAGCTACTTctgccaaggcatgaagcctcgagATAAGACCCTCTTGGATGCTGtgagtaatggctctctgacaATGTACAAGATGGCgacagaagcgtggcaactgatcactgatctagctgagtctacccaACATGCAAGGCAACGGAATAATCATCCCAAAGCTATTGTCGAAGTTTCTTCTAGTAGTGAGACTATTTCTCTCACCAAGACATTAGGAGATATGACCAATATACTCAAGCAACTCCAACTCAATAAACAACAACCTCTACATCCTTCACAATAACACTGTCAATAGTTAGTTCCTCAGAGAGTATGTGGAGGTTGTGCTTGCTACTCGCACTACACTGATGAATGTCTACAACTCCAAgaggacaacaccttggcggctaccaATGCTTATTACAAACGTCCAAATCAAgggtactatcaacaaggcggtaaCTACAATTAAGGTGGTaattacaatcaaggttggcaagacaatcccaaccaaggatggagggacaactacaaccaaggaggcaaagacaatggtggaaatcaaaggtggaataaTAACTACCAACAAAACTGGTATCAATAAAACCCTCAATAATAAGAGCAAAACCAAGGCCAAAGATACCaaccacctcaccaaaggcaagctCAAGCACCTCAACTCAACCAACCACAAGCCCCCTAAATTACATACCCTCCTTCTTCCTCCAACGATGAGATGCTTCGCTCTCTTATGCAAGGACAAAAAGAGCTTCAAGCCATAGTTGCCTCTAGCATAACCGGTCTTACCTCTACCATCTAAGCTCTTCTCTTCCGTATGGACCCACCCTCTATCTCCAACGCTCAATCTTCAAGCTCTAGTGTACTTTCCTCTCAACCTTTACCTAACTCCAAGGGTGGAATCAATGACATCACCTTGAGATCCGGCactacattgcaagagaggagtcccatggagctaagctcaagagaagacaTTCAAGACGAAGAGgttgttgaggtagaagatgtGGAAGACGAGGATGAGGTACAAGAGacggttgaagaagaagttgctcaaccaaGGGATGGAGTATCTAAGGAAGACAATGTTTTGAAAGACGCCATTCCCATTCCTTTTCCACACCTTCCTAGGAGGACTAAAAGGCAAGTAGAGCTAGATCCTAACATGGTAgatatcttcaaaaaggttgaggtaactattccccttttttatgCTATTCAACAAGTTCCtaaatatgctaagtttctaaagaaTTTGTGCATGAATAAAGAGAAGAttcatgatttagaaactattcctttgggTAGCTCGATTTCTAATTTGATGGGTGCTATACCGGAGAAATGTGGTACTCCCGGTCCGTGTATGGTTATATGCACTATAGGTGGTGTGCAGTTtgttgattgcatgtgtgacttaggtgCATGTGtcagtattatgccattatctatTTATGATACTTTGAAGCTTCCACCATTGAAAAGGTCAGCAGCCCGATTTATTTCGGCAAATAAGAGCATAATCTCTGTAGTTGGCATTGCGGAAGATGTCTTGGTGAGCATTAAAGGGTTGACATTTCCTATTGATTTCTACATTctagagatgccccctaatgactcaggaagaccatcatctatCTTTTGCAAGGCCATTTTTGAAGACTTCTCGGtttaaattggatgccttctcgGGTACATATTCCCTTGAGATAGATGGAAGAGCAGTGAGTTTCAACcttgatgaagctatgaagcatccaccgAAAAACTACTCTATCTTCCGGTGTCATATTATTAATGAgactgtggctgaagttcaccaagaggcAGTTGATGAGAAGAACGTTGTTCAAGGTTCAAGTGTGGAGAAACCCTCTGAGTAAACTAAAGACACCTTGCCCTCAAGTGGTTCCAGATGATCAAGTGCAAAGACATGAGCTGAACATGGAGTTGAAGCCCTTTCCAcctcacctcaagtatgcttattgATAGTTGAATATTGTCGTATGGTTAGAAATTTCACACAAAAGAATTCTCATTGATAGTATAGTTTCCAACCAACTAACAatactcaaataaaaaatttagttgtcacaagtacaaaccccaaatgaaaatttaccgaagtatttaaacctcgagtcaccTCATAAGGAATTGCattgaagtggtcaattattggctatgaaggaacaaggggtttgatttataaatgggcaagaaagtaaatgacaagaaaataaaggaaacaagcaattaataaaagagagacattcatggcaaggattgagaatataggctttctatactagccactaataacaataattaacaagaatttatcttatttcgtcatccccaacgatggaagaaggtataatgttatcttcacactcgaagaaagtcaaataagactatctaatctcaatccaaaagtcctaatcaacttactaaatGAATTATCAAGAGATTAgaatcaatggaaacaatactagctaacaactctagatcaccaacataagttgggtcttaatgactcaagattgcctaattcctcTTTCCAAGCCGAGAATGctgaaaaatctactctaacaaccaaccaagaattttgtcaaacacttggaaggcataaagggaaagcatggtaaattgcaaggaaagataaattctacaactacccaatgcaagaaaagtaagatcaacaactcaattcaacaataaaaggaacataaaacatcaattgcattaaagaaaatacaaatcCAAAAAGAGTTCATCAATGattaaaagaggcataaaaggagaaattaacactacaaactaagagaattgagatgtagaaacaagaaattttaaaggaaacaagatgaaaacaagaattaaatccTAGACCTAAGATGCAAttaccctaagaaccctaattctagagagaagatggagcttctctctctagaaactaacctacatgatgctatcctACAACTAAGTTCTCCCCAaattt
This window contains:
- the LOC112757216 gene encoding uncharacterized protein; this encodes MDPPSISNAQSSSSSVLSSQPLPNSKGGINDITLRSGTTLQERSPMELSSREDIQDEEVVEVEDVEDEDEVQETVEEEVAQPRDGVSKEDNVLKDAIPIPFPHLPRRTKRQVELDPNMVDIFKKVEVTIPLFYAIQQVPKYAKFLKNLCMNKEKIHDLETIPLGSSISNLMGAIPEKCGTPGPCMVICTIGGVQFVDCMCDLGACVSIMPLSIYDTLKLPPLKRSAARFISANKSIISVVGIAEDVLRCPLMTQEDHHLSFARPFLKTSRFKLDAFSGTYSLEIDGRAVSFNLDEAMKHPPKNYSIFRCHIINETVAEVHQEAVDEKNVVQGSSVEKPSE